A segment of the Lactobacillus sp. ESL0700 genome:
CTACAAGCGCGTGTGGCTTGCCTGGCTTGTCAGACAGTCAAGGCAGCAGCCAAAATATTCGCATTACAGCATTGACGACAACAGAATCACAAATAGTAGCGAATATTATTGCGCAATTGATTGAACATGAAACGCCGTATAAAGCAACTATTGTGAATAATTTGGGCTCAGCACCAATGCAGCATCAGGCGTTATATCGTCATGACGCCGATATTCAGGCTGCCGCTTATGACGGTGGTGAGCTGACTGCTAACCTTTTAATGGCACCGATTAAAGACTCTAAAAGAGCAAATGACACGGTTCGTCGTGAAGTTAAAAAGCGGTGGGATCAAACATATTTACATACGTATGGTTTTGCGAATAATTATGCTTTTATGGTTAATCAAAAAGAACAAAAACAAGATCATCTTTACAATATTTCTGACTTAAAAAAATATCAGAACAAGTTTTCTGTCGGGGTTGCGTCGGAGTGGGTTAATGCACCTGGAGTTGGCTATTCTAACTTTCAGACAGCTTACGGCATTACTTTTAGCAAGTTGCATCCGATGAATATTGGTCTAGTATATTCGGCGCTTAAAAGTGGCAAAATGAATGTCATCCTTGGTTATTCAACTGATGGGCGAATTGATAGCTACCACTTGAATTTGCTTAAGGATAACAAGCACTTTTTTCCACCGTATAATTGTGGGATGTTGATTAATAATTATGTCTTGCGCGAACATCCAGAGCTGAAGCCATTATTGACGCGATTGGTTGGTCATATTAATGTTCATGAAATTCGGGCGATGAATTATCAAGTTGATGATCATTTGCTTGAGCCCGCAACGGTCGCTCACCAGTTTTTAGTTAAGCATCATTACTTTAAGGAGGCGCAATAATGGCTAAATTA
Coding sequences within it:
- a CDS encoding glycine betaine ABC transporter substrate-binding protein, whose product is MREMKKQVKKLFLIVSILIVTVATSACGLPGLSDSQGSSQNIRITALTTTESQIVANIIAQLIEHETPYKATIVNNLGSAPMQHQALYRHDADIQAAAYDGGELTANLLMAPIKDSKRANDTVRREVKKRWDQTYLHTYGFANNYAFMVNQKEQKQDHLYNISDLKKYQNKFSVGVASEWVNAPGVGYSNFQTAYGITFSKLHPMNIGLVYSALKSGKMNVILGYSTDGRIDSYHLNLLKDNKHFFPPYNCGMLINNYVLREHPELKPLLTRLVGHINVHEIRAMNYQVDDHLLEPATVAHQFLVKHHYFKEAQ